One segment of Anopheles stephensi strain Indian chromosome 3, UCI_ANSTEP_V1.0, whole genome shotgun sequence DNA contains the following:
- the LOC118508815 gene encoding von Willebrand factor D and EGF domain-containing protein-like has protein sequence MEGFKWFLLVGLALVCQFGLAPGQEGVKGSWRKGGDSQVASRPTFGNDSFIGVEPARPNATVMNLQRSNESVSALDRFMNKTKSQIPTGVCFEEVPTVSLLKYNPRGDVPQGNGSNPSLSLIQVCCPGYERNVHNFRKCEPVCEEPCLNGLCVGPNTCQCYPDFVRNVQGRCVPTCPIGCDHGDCVVGTGECRCHEGYELDATTGGKLCVPKCTGGCGEGRCVDVERCECGEGYSFDPKNKCAPHCDGGCQNGRCIAPGVCKCEAGYEMSELGCEPVCSNGCFHGVCTAPDTCSCKPGFQKIGEQCAATCDSPCLNGECTGPNVCSCKRGYVLDEANPFHCIPHCPNGCPNGVCSGPNMCLCNAGYVKDRSLKGSQACVKRFDGVKA, from the exons ATGGAAGGTTTCAAGTGGTTTCTGCTGGTCGGGTTAGCATTGGTGTGTCAGTTTGGGCTCGCACCCGGACAGGAAGGTGTTAAGGGTTCATGGCGCAAGGGTGGCGACAGTCAGGTTGCATCTCGCCCCACATTCGGGAATGATAGTTTTATCGGGGTAGAACCTGCCCGTCCGAACGCGACCGTAATGAATCTGCAGCGATCGAATGAATCGGTTAGTGCGCTTGATCGGTTCATGAACAAAACCAAGTCGCAGATTCCGACTGGTGTGTGCTTTGAAGAGGTACCTACGGTGTCGCTGCTGAAGTACAACCCTCGAGGAGATGTACCGCAAGGCAATGGA TCAAATCCTTCCCTAAGCCTCATCCAGGTTTGCTGTCCCGGATATGAGCGTAACGTGCACAACTTCCGCAAGTGTGAGCCCGTGTGCGAGGAACCGTGCCTGAATGGGCTTTGCGTTGGGCCGAACACCTGCCAGTGCTATCCGGACTTTGTACGGAACGTGCAAGGCCGGTGTGTTCCGACGTGTCCGATCGGGTGCGATCATGGAGACTGTGTGGTCGGTACGGGCGAATGTCGCTGCCACGAGGGTTACGAGTTGGATGCTACTACTGGCGGCAAGCTGTGCGTTCCCAAGTGTACCGGaggctgtggtgagggacggtGCGTGGACGTGGAGCGGTGCGAGTGTGGTGAAGGGTATTCGTTCGATCCGAAGAACAAGTGTGCGCCGCACTGTGATGGAGGCTGCCAGAATGGGCGATGCATCGCACCGGGAGTTTGCAAGTGTGAGGCGGGCTATGAGATGTCGGAACTGGGCTGTGAGCCTGTGTGCAGCAA TGGTTGCTTCCACGGTGTTTGTACCGCACCGGACACGTGCTCCTGTAAGCCAGGATTCCAGAAGATTGGAGAGCAATGCGCCGCTACCTGCGATAGTCCTTGTCTCAATGGGGAATGCACTGGACCGAATGTTTGTAGCTGCAAACGAGGCTACGTCCTCGACGAGGCCAATCCCTTCCA CTGCATCCCGCACTGTCCCAACGGTTGTCCGAACGGAGTCTGCTCCGGACCGAACATGTGCCTGTGCAATGCAGGATACGTGAAGGACCGTTCGCTGAAAGGAAGCCAAGCATGCGTCAAGCGCTTCGATGGAGTCAAAGCATAA
- the LOC118508813 gene encoding uncharacterized protein LOC118508813 isoform X1, whose product MQNHLNSSRVQCGAVSVLLVLLITSQVCSLQGDNVCYRYESYIETETIPRNQTVQVLTRQWCLEIPPRCTSYRTEIKEVFVKQNVTKTRRVEFCCEGYQERRTGNGTTTECRPICRGGCIHGECLAPNVCSCEAGFGGKHCLQRCRNGTWGVNCRNRCHCQNYSHCDTKTGHCRCNEGWMGKFCETPCPEGFFGTMCISKCNCTTRSCHPQTGICMPDDEIVMFDNITRTIENSYSSESTERISAEQWIKVDNETLWTTSSTTTAPDLSTASSSTASTSHTSPENPTSTTTTTEATGQMLPNATYAESYHEYLPNNTEMSMVLTKGHSRSASNESVYELVTTTSRVEITFIDTAVKKIEDPSTINTTSQGEELPAIATDGTNETDTQLVYLESENHPVLVGISGDGTAQSEAADRQAFVTISCLLITLALLLSVVVYMKRLNRKTLAKPAPTAPPPVKIVDESVQTGNDSNRTSDPLPDLPHVTYTRVKPKLQRNGDIEHYDVPPNNSFIHRAKSSPYNYNFSLNQKQPPRKYSLEHIYDEIQYPPLAEVGNGADQPDKLTVQLDVKDDSYSKPTVPT is encoded by the exons ATGCAGAATCATCTCAACAGCAGTCGAGTGCAGTGTGGAGCCGTTTCGGTACTGTTGGTGCTTCTGATCACATCCCAAGTGTGTTCTTTGCAAGGTGACAATGTGTGCTATCGATACGAGAG CTACATCGAAACGGAAACCATTCCACGCAATCAAACGGTGCAGGTACTAACGCGTCAGTGGTGTCTGGAGATACCGCCTAGATGCACCTCGTATCGTACCGAAATCAAGGAAGTGTTTGTTAAGCAG AACGTCACCAAGACGCGACGCGTTGAGTTCTGCTGTGAAGGGTATCAGGAACGACGTACCGGAAACGGAACCACCACCGAGTGTCGTCCAATATGTCGGGGTGGATGCATCCACGGCGAATGTTTGGCGCCGAATGTATGCAGTTGCGAGGCTGGATTTGGTGGTAAACATTGTCTGCAGA GATGTCGAAACGGAACGTGGGGTGTGAACTGTCGGAATCGATGCCACTGTCAGAACTATTCGCATTGTGACACAAAAACTGGACACTGTCGGTGCAATGAGGGCTGGATGGGGAAATT CTGTGAAACTCCTTGCCCGGAAGGTTTCTTTGGAACGATGTGTATCAGCAAGTGTAACTGCACCACGCGCTCTTGTCATCCGCAGACGGGCATCTGTATGCCGGACGATGAGATAGTCATGTTCGACAACATTACACGCACGATTGAGAACAGTTACTCCTCCGAAAGCACCGAACGAATATCTGCCGAACAGTGGATCAAAGTCGATAATGAAACACTTTGGACGACTAGCAGTACAACGACGGCCCCCGACCTTTCCACGGCCTCTTCTAGCACGGCGAGCACATCGCACACTTCCCCAGAGAAtcccacctccaccaccacgacgacgGAAGCGACCGGCCAAATGCTACCGAACGCAACCTACGCCGAGTCTTACCACGAGTACCTGCCAAACAACACCGAGATGAGCATGGTCCTCACGAAAGGTCACTCACGATCGGCCAGCAACGAAAGTGTGTACGAGCTGGTGACGACCACTTCTCGCGTCGAGATCACCTTCATCGATACGGCGGTAAAGAAGATTGAGGATCCCTCCACGATCAACACCACGTCCCAGGGGGAAGAATTACCCGCCATTGCGACGGACGGCACGAACGAAACGGACACACAGCTGGTCTATCTGGAGTCGGAAAATCATCCCGTGCTGGTCGGTATCTCCGGGGACGGTACGGCACAGAGTGAGGCCGCCGATCGACAGGCATTCGTCACGATCTCCTGTCTGCTAATCACACTTGCCCTACTGCTGTCGGTGGTCGTCTACATGAAGCGGTTGAATAGGAAAACGCTTGCAAAACCAGCACCCACTGCACCGCCACCGGTGAAGATTGTGGACGAGAGTGTTCAGACGGGGAACGATTCGAATCGTACGTCCGATCCCCTTCCCGATCTGCCACACGTAACGTACACGAGGGTTAAACCGAAACTGCAAAGGAATGGAGATATCG AACACTACGACGTTCCGCCGAACAATAGCTTCATCCATCGGGCTAAATCATCGCCTTATAACTACAACTTTTCGCTCAATCAAAAGCAACCACCGCGAAAGTATAGCCTTGAGCATATCTACGACGAAATTCAGTATCCACCGTTGGCGGAAGTGGGGAACGGCGCGGACCAGCCCGATAAGTTGACGGTCCAGCTGGATGTGAAGGATGACAGCTACTCCAAACCGACGGTTCCCACGTAG
- the LOC118508813 gene encoding cell wall protein DAN4 isoform X2, producing MQNHLNSSRVQCGAVSVLLVLLITSQVCSLQGDNVCYRYESYIETETIPRNQTVQVLTRQWCLEIPPRCTSYRTEIKEVFVKQNVTKTRRVEFCCEGYQERRTGNGTTTECRPICRGGCIHGECLAPNVCSCEAGFGGKHCLQRCRNGTWGVNCRNRCHCQNYSHCDTKTGHCRCNEGWMGKFCETPCPEGFFGTMCISKCNCTTRSCHPQTGICMPDDEIVMFDNITRTIENSYSSESTERISAEQWIKVDNETLWTTSSTTTAPDLSTASSSTASTSHTSPENPTSTTTTTEATGQMLPNATYAESYHEYLPNNTEMSMVLTKGHSRSASNESVYELVTTTSRVEITFIDTAVKKIEDPSTINTTSQGEELPAIATDGTNETDTQLVYLESENHPVLVGISGDGTAQSEAADRQAFVTISCLLITLALLLSVVVYMKRLNRKTLAKPAPTAPPPVKIVDESVQTGNDSNRTSDPLPDLPHVTYTRVKPKLQRNGDIEILHRTLRRSAEQ from the exons ATGCAGAATCATCTCAACAGCAGTCGAGTGCAGTGTGGAGCCGTTTCGGTACTGTTGGTGCTTCTGATCACATCCCAAGTGTGTTCTTTGCAAGGTGACAATGTGTGCTATCGATACGAGAG CTACATCGAAACGGAAACCATTCCACGCAATCAAACGGTGCAGGTACTAACGCGTCAGTGGTGTCTGGAGATACCGCCTAGATGCACCTCGTATCGTACCGAAATCAAGGAAGTGTTTGTTAAGCAG AACGTCACCAAGACGCGACGCGTTGAGTTCTGCTGTGAAGGGTATCAGGAACGACGTACCGGAAACGGAACCACCACCGAGTGTCGTCCAATATGTCGGGGTGGATGCATCCACGGCGAATGTTTGGCGCCGAATGTATGCAGTTGCGAGGCTGGATTTGGTGGTAAACATTGTCTGCAGA GATGTCGAAACGGAACGTGGGGTGTGAACTGTCGGAATCGATGCCACTGTCAGAACTATTCGCATTGTGACACAAAAACTGGACACTGTCGGTGCAATGAGGGCTGGATGGGGAAATT CTGTGAAACTCCTTGCCCGGAAGGTTTCTTTGGAACGATGTGTATCAGCAAGTGTAACTGCACCACGCGCTCTTGTCATCCGCAGACGGGCATCTGTATGCCGGACGATGAGATAGTCATGTTCGACAACATTACACGCACGATTGAGAACAGTTACTCCTCCGAAAGCACCGAACGAATATCTGCCGAACAGTGGATCAAAGTCGATAATGAAACACTTTGGACGACTAGCAGTACAACGACGGCCCCCGACCTTTCCACGGCCTCTTCTAGCACGGCGAGCACATCGCACACTTCCCCAGAGAAtcccacctccaccaccacgacgacgGAAGCGACCGGCCAAATGCTACCGAACGCAACCTACGCCGAGTCTTACCACGAGTACCTGCCAAACAACACCGAGATGAGCATGGTCCTCACGAAAGGTCACTCACGATCGGCCAGCAACGAAAGTGTGTACGAGCTGGTGACGACCACTTCTCGCGTCGAGATCACCTTCATCGATACGGCGGTAAAGAAGATTGAGGATCCCTCCACGATCAACACCACGTCCCAGGGGGAAGAATTACCCGCCATTGCGACGGACGGCACGAACGAAACGGACACACAGCTGGTCTATCTGGAGTCGGAAAATCATCCCGTGCTGGTCGGTATCTCCGGGGACGGTACGGCACAGAGTGAGGCCGCCGATCGACAGGCATTCGTCACGATCTCCTGTCTGCTAATCACACTTGCCCTACTGCTGTCGGTGGTCGTCTACATGAAGCGGTTGAATAGGAAAACGCTTGCAAAACCAGCACCCACTGCACCGCCACCGGTGAAGATTGTGGACGAGAGTGTTCAGACGGGGAACGATTCGAATCGTACGTCCGATCCCCTTCCCGATCTGCCACACGTAACGTACACGAGGGTTAAACCGAAACTGCAAAGGAATGGAGATATCG AAATTCTTCACAGAACACTACGACGTTCCGCCGAACAATAG